From the Chloroflexota bacterium genome, the window GCCTGTGTTGTAAAAATCCAGATGAGCTCTCTTACTCCTCACTTGTATCAGCAAGTCTCATGACGCGTTGGATCTCCGGGATCAGGGCTTTGGCCATGGAGGACTTGACCACGTATCCGTGGGCGCCGCGACTTTGTGCTTCCTCTCGATAGACCCGCTCGTCAAAGATGGTCAGCATGATGACTTTGATGGCCGGCGATTCCTGCCTGATTCGGCGCAGGGCTTCTAATCCGCTGGTTCCTGGCATCTGAATATCCATCAGCACGATATCCGGCTGGAGGGCTCGGGCCTTCAGGATGGCCTCCTCGCCATCCGATGCCTCGCCGATGACCTCGATTCCGGGAGTGGAAGCCAGGAAACGCTTTACGCTCTGGCGGAAGCCGATGTGGTCATCCGCGATCAATGCTC encodes:
- a CDS encoding response regulator transcription factor → MTRALIADDHIGFRQSVKRFLASTPGIEVIGEASDGEEAILKARALQPDIVLMDIQMPGTSGLEALRRIRQESPAIKVIMLTIFDERVYREEAQSRGAHGYVVKSSMAKALIPEIQRVMRLADTSEE